From Psychrobacillus sp. FSL K6-2836, a single genomic window includes:
- a CDS encoding DUF6843 domain-containing protein: MGKKKWLLLSIVLTVILIWWISKTSHETTVVYHLPEGFKGCFNLYFNQPKEKELEIIDDSLLLTVPENGNILTSSPSKFITDLGWHKSKAFYIDKDGKPVSEINMMEFNSGLTGNGNPLSERMKGTFDPNQEHCY; the protein is encoded by the coding sequence ATGGGGAAGAAAAAATGGTTATTACTTAGTATAGTTCTGACAGTAATCTTAATATGGTGGATAAGTAAAACAAGCCATGAAACAACAGTTGTTTATCATTTACCAGAAGGTTTTAAAGGATGTTTTAATCTATATTTTAACCAACCTAAAGAGAAAGAACTAGAAATCATAGATGATTCCTTGCTATTAACAGTACCTGAAAACGGGAATATTCTAACTTCATCACCATCAAAGTTTATTACAGATTTAGGGTGGCACAAAAGTAAAGCCTTTTATATAGACAAAGATGGAAAACCAGTCAGTGAAATAAATATGATGGAATTTAATAGCGGACTCACTGGGAACGGCAATCCGTTGTCCGAAAGGATGAAGGGAACGTTCGACCCAAATCAAGAACATTGTTATTAA